One Malania oleifera isolate guangnan ecotype guangnan chromosome 9, ASM2987363v1, whole genome shotgun sequence DNA segment encodes these proteins:
- the LOC131165033 gene encoding cellulose synthase A catalytic subunit 3 [UDP-forming], producing the protein MDSEGENGAKSLKNLGGQVCQICGDNVGKAVDGEPFVACDVCAFPVCRPCYEYERKDGNQSCPQCKTRYKRHKGSPAILGDREEDGDADDGASDLNYSSEAQNQKQKIEERMLSWHMTYGRGEDLGAPNYDKEVSHNHIPLLTSGQEVSGELSAASPERLSMASPGVGGGGKRVHPLPYAADVNQSPNIRVVDPAREFSSPGLGNVAWKERVDGWKMKQEKNVVPLSTHAASEGRGGGDIDASTDILVDDSLLNDEARQPLSRKVSVPSSRINPYRMVIVLRLVILCIFLHYRITNPVTNAYPLWLISVICEIWFAISWILDQFPKWLPVNRETYLDRLSLRYDREGEPSQLAAVDIFVSTVDPLKEPPLVTANTVLSILAVDYPVDKVSCYVSDDGSAMLTFEAVSETSEFARKWVPFCKKYSIEPRAPEWYFAQKIDYLKDKVHPSFVKDRRAMKREYEEFKIRVNGLVAKAQKVPEEGWIMQDGTPWPGNNTRDHPGMIQVFLGQSGGLDTEGNELPRLVYVSREKRPGFQHHKKAGAMNALVRVSAVLTNGPFLLNLDCDHYINNSKALREAMCFLMDPNLGKSVCYVQFPQRFDGIDRNDRYANRNTVFFDINLRGLDGIQGPVYVGTGCVFNRTALYGYEPPLKPKHRKPGLLSSCCGGSRKKNSKSSKGSDKKKSGKHVDPTVPIFSLEDIEEGVEGAGFDDEKSLLMSQMSLEKRFGQSSVFVASTLMENGGVPQSATPETLLKEAIHVISCGYEDKTDWGSEIGWIYGSVTEDILTGFKMHARGWRSIYCIPHRPAFKGSAPINLSDRLNQVLRWALGSVEILLSRHCPIWYGYGGRLKWLERFAYVNTTIYPITALPLLFYCTLPAICLLTDKFIIPQISNIASIWFISLFLSIFATGILEMRWSGVGIDEWWRNEQFWVIGGVSAHLFAVVQGLLKVLAGIDTNFTVTSKASDEDGDFAELYMFKWTTLLIPPTTLLIVNLVGVVAGVSHAINSGYQSWGPLFGKLFFAFWVIVHLYPFLKGLMGRQNRTPTIVVVWSVLLASIFSLLWVRVDPFTTTVTGPDVQVCGINC; encoded by the exons ATGGATTCAGAAGGAGAAAATGGG GCAAAATCCTTGAAGAACCTTGGTGGTCAGGTCTGCCAGATCTGTGGTGATAATGTTGGGAAGGCTGTTGATGGTGAGCCGTTTGTTGCCTGCGATGTCTGTGCATTTCCTGTGTGCAGGCCATGCTATGAGTATGAGCGAAAAGATGGGAATCAATCTTGCCCTCAGTGCAAGACCAGATACAAGAGGCACAAAG GAAGTCCAGCTATTCTTGGTGATAGAGAAGAGGATGGTGATGCTGATGATGGTGCTAGCGATTTAAATTACTCTTCAGAAGCTCAAAACCAGAAGCAGAAGATTGAAGAGCGAATGTTGAGCTGGCATATGACATATGGACGAGGGGAGGATTTAGGTGCTCCAAACTATGATAAAGAGGTTTCTCACAACCACATCCCGCTGCTCACCAGTGGACAAGAG GTCTCGGGAGAGTTGTCTGCAGCATCACCTGAGCGTCTCTCTATGGCATCTCCTGGAGTCGGCGGCGGAGGAAAGCGTGTACATCCACTTCCATATGCAGCAGATGTTAATCAATCAC CTAATATTAGGGTTGTGGATCCTGCGAGGGAGTTCAGTTCTCCAGGGCTGGGGAATGTGGCTTGGAAGGAGAGAGTTGATGGTTGGAAGATGAAGCAGGAGAAGAATGTGGTTCCATTAAGCACTCATGCTGCATCTGAAGGCAGGGGAGGTGGAGATATTGATGCTAGCACCGATATTCTTGTGGATGACTCTTTGCT AAATGATGAAGCTCGCCAGCCTCTCTCTAGGAAGGTTTCTGTTCCATCTTCTAGGATAAACCCTTACAGGATGGTCATTGTTCTGCGGCTTGTTATTCTTTGCATTTTCCTACACTACCGAATAACAAATCCTGTTACCAATGCTTATCCTTTGTGGTTGATATCTGTGATTTGTGAGATTTGGTTTGCCATATCTTGGATTCTGGATCAGTTCCCTAAATGGCTCCCAGTAAACCGTGAAACATATCTGGACAGGCTTTCTCTGAG GTATGATCGGGAAGGAGAGCCTTCGCAGTTAGCAGCTGTTGACATTTTTGTCAGTACTGTTGACCCGCTAAAGGAGCCTCCACTTGTAACAGCAAATACTGTGTTATCCATCCTTGCAGTTGACTACCCAGTTGACAAGGTCTCTTGCTATGTATCTGACGATGGATCTGCCATGTTGACATTTGAGGCTGTGTCAGAAACATCAGAATTTGCAAGAAAGTGGGTTCCCTTCTGCAAGAAGTATAGCATTGAGCCGCGTGCTCCTGAGTGGTACTTCGCCCAGAAGATTGACTACTTGAAGGATAAAGTTCATCCATCATTTGTCAAAGATCGTCGAGCTATGAAG AGAGAATACGAGGAATTTAAAATTCGTGTCAATGGGCTTGTTGCAAAGGCACAGAAAGTTCCTGAGGAAGGATGGATCATGCAAGATGGTACACCATGGCCTGGTAATAACACCAGAGATCACCCAGGAATGATCCAG GTTTTCCTTGGTCAGAGTGGTGGTCTTGACACTGAGGGAAATGAGCTACCTCGGTTGGTCTATGTTTCTCGTGAAAAGCGTCCAGGTTTCCAACATCACAAAAAAGCTGGAGCTATGAATGCACTT GTTCGAGTATCTGCAGTCCTTACTAATGGGCCTTTCTTGTTGAATCTTGATTGTGATCACTACATAAACAACAGCAAAGCATTAAGGGAGGCCATGTGTTTTTTGATGGATCCAAACTTGGGGAAATCAGTTTGTTATGTTCAGTTTCCACAGAGATTTGATGGAATTGATAGAAATGATCGATATGCCAACCGTAACACTGTTTTCTTTGAC ataaatttgAGAGGTTTGGATGGCATTCAAGGCCCAGTTTATGTGGGTACTGGTTGTGTCTTCAATAGAACAGCTTTGTATGGTTACGAACCCCCTCTCAAACCTAAGCATAGAAAACCTGGATTGTTGTCTTCATGCTGTGGCGGGTCACggaaaaagaattcaaaatcaaGTAAAGGCTCAGACAAGAAAAAATCTGGCAAGCATGTTGATCCCACTGTGCCAATTTTCAGCTTAGAGGATATAGAAGAGGGGGTTGAAG GTGCTGGATTTGATGATGAGAAGTCTCTGCTTATGTCACAAATGAGCCTGGAAAAAAGATTTGGTCAATCTTCTGTTTTTGTTGCTTCTACCCTCATGGAGAATGGTGGTGTTCCTCAGTCTGCAACACCAGAGACTCTCCTCAAAGAGGCTATTCATGTTATCAGCTGTGGATATGAGGACAAAACGGATTGGGGTAGTGAG ATTGGATGGATTTATGGTTCTGTTACAGAAGATATTCTTACAGGATTCAAGATGCATGCCCGTGGTTGGCGATCAATTTACTGCATACCCCACCGCCCAGCTTTTAAAGGGTCTGCTCCAATTAATCTTTCAGATCGTCTAAACCAAGTGCTTCGGTGGGCTCTGGGTTCTGTTGAAATTCTTCTCAGTCGGCACTGTCCTATTTGGTATGGTTATGGTGGAAGGCTTAAATGGCTGGAgaggtttgcatatgtaaataccaCCATTTACCCAATCACCGCGCTTCCTCTTCTCTTTTATTGCACGCTGCCAGCAATTTGTCTGCTCACCGATAAGTTCATTATTCCACAG ATTAGTAACATTGCCAGTATCTGGTTTATATCCCTCTTTCTTTCCATCTTTGCAACTGGCATACTAGAGATGAGGTGGAGCGGTGTTGGAATCGATGAATGGTGGAGAAATGAGCAGTTTTGGGTTATTGGAGGCGTATCAGCCCATCTTTTCGCTGTTGTCCAAGGTCTGCTCAAAGTACTTGCTGGAATTGACACCAACTTCACTGTCACCTCGAAGGCATCTGACGAGGATGGGGATTTTGCGGAACTCTACATGTTCAAATGGACAACCCTACTCATCCCACCTACAACTCTGCTCATAGTAAATTTGGTGGGTGTTGTTGCAGGGGTATCTCATGCCATTAACAGTGGTTACCAGTCCTGGGGGCCGCTCTTTGGTAAGTTATTCTTTGCCTTTTGGGTGATTGTTCATCTCTATCCCTTCCTGAAGGGGTTGATGGGGCGCCAGAACCGAACGCCCACCATTGTTGTCGTTTGGTCTGTCCTCCTTGCTTCCATCTTCTCGTTAttatgggttcgggttgatcCCTTCACTACAACGGTTACCGGACCAGATGTCCAGGTGTGTGGAATTAATTGCTAG